The following is a genomic window from Amycolatopsis australiensis.
CAGTGGGGTGCCTGGCCGTTCATCTACCGCACGTCGAGCGACCCCACCAACCCCAACGGCTGGTCGTCGCCGCAGCCGCTGTTCACGGGCAGCATCTCCGGGTCCGGCACCGGCCCGATCGACCAGACCCTGATCGGTGACGGCACGAACATGTACCTGTTCTTCGCCGGCGACAACGGCAAGATCTACCGCGCGAGCATGCCGATCGGGACCTTCCCGGGCAGCTTCGGCTCGAACTACACGACGGTCATGAGCGACACGCAGGCCAACCTGTTCGAGGCGGTCCAGGTCTACAAGGTCCAGGGCCAGAACCAGTACCTGATGATCGTCGAGGCGATGGGCGCGAACGGACGCTACTTCCGCTCGTTCACGGCCAGCAGCCTGAGCGGGTCGTGGACACCGCAGGCGGCCGGCGAAAGCAATCCCTTCGCGGGCAAGGCCAACAGCGGTGCCACCTGGACCAACGACATCAGCCACGGTGACCTGGTCCGCAGCAACCCCGACCAGACCATGACCATCGACCCGTGCAACCTGCAGTTCCTCTACCAGGGCAAGTCCCCCAGCGCCGGCGGCCCGTACGACCAGCTGCCGTGGCGGCCGGGCGTCCTGACGCTGCAGCGCTGACCGGAGCCGGTGCACGAGGAACCCCCGCGGCCGGGGTTCCTCGTGCACCGGCGGCTCCGTCAGTCAGGCCAGGACGTCCAGCGCCGCCCGGATGATCGAGTCGGTGTCGATGCCGTGGTAGCGGTACACGTCCTCGATCGAGCCCGACTGGCCGAACCGCGTCACGCCCAGCGCGACCGACGGCACCCGGTTGATCCCGGCGAGGAACGCCAGCGTGTGCGGGTGGCCGTCGAGCACCGTGACCAGCGGCCGCGCCCGCGAAGCCGGGAACACCTGGTCCAGGATCCACGGCTCGCCGCCGCCCCGGCCCGATCGGGCCTGGAGCGCCTCGAACACCAGGCCCGGGCTGGTCACGCAGACGACGTCGGCTGCCACACCCACCTGGGCCAGCCGCTCGGCGGCCGCCAGCGCGTCCGGCACGAGGGCGCCCATCGCCGCGAGCGTGACCGCCGGTTCGGCGGCGCGACGCAGCAGGTACGCCCCCGCCACGACCTGGCGGCGACGCCGTTCGCGCGCGGCCGGGTCGGCGGGCACGCCGGCGAGGGTCTGGTCGACCGGGCGCGTCGAGAGCCGGAAGTACGACGACGTGCCGCCCGGCTTGCCGAGCCGGCCGAGCGCCGCCAGCAGCGTCCACTCCGTGTCGATCGCGAACGCCGGTTCGTAGCTGACGCAGCCGGGTTGCTCGACGCCGATCGACGGCGTGGTGATCGACTGGTGCGCGCCGCCTTCCGGGGCGAGCGTGACCCCGGACGGCGTGCCGATCAGGATCGACTGCCCGCCCGCGTAGATGCCGAACGACCACGGCTCCAGCGCGCGCTCGACGAACGGGTCGTACATGACGCCGATCGGCAGCAGCGGCTCACCCCACCGGCTCCAGGTCGCCCCCAGCTCCCCGAGCAGCCCGACCAGGTTCGTCTCGGCGATGCCCAGCTCGACGTGCTGCCCGGTCGGCTTCTCCCGCCAGTGCACGATCGTCTCGGGGTCGTCTTCGAACCAGTCGCGGCGCTCGGTCGCCGACCAGACGCCGACCTTGTTGACCCAGCCGCCGAGGTTGGTCGTCGAGCTGACGTCCGGGCTGACCGTCACGACGCGCTTCGCCGCTTCGGGCGCTTCGCGGGTCAGGTCGAGCAGGACACGGCCCAGCGCCGCCTGCGTCGTCGCGGTTCCGGACGGCGTGCGTCCGATGTCGACCGGCAACTCGACTGAAGGCAGCGAAGGCACGTCCGGACGGCGAAGGCGCGAAGCCGCTTGAGCGCACAACTCCGCTTCACGCGACCCCGGTGCGAAGCGCTCCCACGGCGAAGCGAGATCAGTGCCGAGAGAAGCCGCCAGCTCCTCCATCTGCGAGACGGTCAGCAGCGACGAGTGGTTCTGCGGGTGTCCCTGCGTCGGCAGGCCACGGCCCTTGACGGTGTAGCAGAAGATCACCGTCGGCCGGTCGTCCGAAATGGCCGCGAAGACCTCGTCGAGCGAGCCGAGGTCGTGGCCGCCGAGGTTGCGGATGGCCGCCAGCAGCGTCTCGTCGTCCAGCGAAGCGACCAACGAAGCCAGCGCCGCGTTGCCCGCCGGCAGCCGGTCACGCACCTGCGCGGCGTCGCAGCGCAGCAGCCGCTGGTACTCCGGGTTCGGCATCGCGTCGATCCGCGCCCGCAGCTCGGCGCCACCCGGACGGGTGAACAGTTCCTCCAGCAGGCGCCCGTACTTCAGCGTCAGGACCTGCCAGCCGGCCGCGTCGAACATGCCCTGCAGCCGCCCGGCCGCGATGTTCGGCACGACCCGGTCGAGCGACTGGCGGTTGAGGTCGACGATCCAGACGATCTCGCCGAGTTCGGCGACGGCCGGGTCGAGGATGGCCTCCCAGATCGCGCCCTCGTCCAGCTCGGCGTCGCCGACCAGCGAGTACTGGCGGCCGGTGCCGGCCGCCGAGCCGCGCGTGGTCAGGTAGCGGCGGGCCAGCGCGCCCCAGATCGGCGCGGTGGCGCCGATGCCGACCGAGCCGGTCGAGTAGTCGACGGGATCGGGGTCCTTGGCGCGGCTCGGGTAGCTCTGCAGCCCGCCGAACTCGCGCAGCGTCGTCAG
Proteins encoded in this region:
- a CDS encoding transketolase-like TK C-terminal-containing protein, with product MTQASVTAPATGSDELAAIERRVLWLATAIVHHANRVRANPSGLKVGGHQASCASLVSIMTSLWFRHLRPEDRVSVKPHASPVLHAINYLLGELDEKYLTTLREFGGLQSYPSRAKDPDPVDYSTGSVGIGATAPIWGALARRYLTTRGSAAGTGRQYSLVGDAELDEGAIWEAILDPAVAELGEIVWIVDLNRQSLDRVVPNIAAGRLQGMFDAAGWQVLTLKYGRLLEELFTRPGGAELRARIDAMPNPEYQRLLRCDAAQVRDRLPAGNAALASLVASLDDETLLAAIRNLGGHDLGSLDEVFAAISDDRPTVIFCYTVKGRGLPTQGHPQNHSSLLTVSQMEELAASLGTDLASPWERFAPGSREAELCAQAASRLRRPDVPSLPSVELPVDIGRTPSGTATTQAALGRVLLDLTREAPEAAKRVVTVSPDVSSTTNLGGWVNKVGVWSATERRDWFEDDPETIVHWREKPTGQHVELGIAETNLVGLLGELGATWSRWGEPLLPIGVMYDPFVERALEPWSFGIYAGGQSILIGTPSGVTLAPEGGAHQSITTPSIGVEQPGCVSYEPAFAIDTEWTLLAALGRLGKPGGTSSYFRLSTRPVDQTLAGVPADPAARERRRRQVVAGAYLLRRAAEPAVTLAAMGALVPDALAAAERLAQVGVAADVVCVTSPGLVFEALQARSGRGGGEPWILDQVFPASRARPLVTVLDGHPHTLAFLAGINRVPSVALGVTRFGQSGSIEDVYRYHGIDTDSIIRAALDVLA